One stretch of Castor canadensis chromosome 12, mCasCan1.hap1v2, whole genome shotgun sequence DNA includes these proteins:
- the Mitd1 gene encoding MIT domain-containing protein 1 isoform X2 produces the protein MAKCGPEKDVETKAAFVVLKRALELETESRYQQALACYQEGLDMLMKIMKGTKDDTKKHRLRETISDYMTRAENIKKCLDQEKEEGKYHKQIKIEENATGFSYESLFKEYFNETVTEVWIEDPYIRQIHQLYNFLRFCEMLVKNPCKVKTIHLLTSLDEGSGREQRSGLDEIKESLKSHGVLLEVEYSSSIHDREIRLSNGWMIKIGRGLDYFKKPQVFVT, from the exons ATGGCGAAGTGCGGCCCGGAGAAGGACGTGGAGACGAAGGCTGCATTCGTTGTGCTAAAGCGGGCATTGGAACTAGAAACAGAGTCCAGGTATCAGCAGGCCCTGGCGTGTTACCAAGAGGGGCTTGACATGCTCATGAAGATTATGAAAG gcaCCAAAGATGATACTAAGAAACACAGACTCAGAGAAACAATTTCTGACTATATGACTAGagcagaaaacataaagaaatgcttGGATCAAGAAAAAGAAG AAGGAAAATACCACAAGCAAATTAAAATAGAAGAGAATGCAACAGGTTTTAGTTATGAGtcactttttaaagaatactttaaTGAGACAGTTACAGAAGTTTGGATAGAAGATCCTTATATTAGACAGATTCATCAG CTATATAACTTCCTTCGATTTTGTGAGATGCTTGTTAAGAACCCGTGTAAAGTAAAAACTATTCACCTTCTTACCTCTCTGGATGAA GGGAGTGGGAGAGAACAAAGAAGTGGcttggatgaaataaaagaatcaCTCAAGAGTCACGGAGTGCTGTTGGAAGTAGAATATTCTTCTTCAATTCATGACCGAGAAATTAG GCTCAGCAATGGATGGATGATTAAAATTGGAAGGGGACTTGACTATTTTAAGAAACCACAG gtgtttgttaCGTGA
- the Mitd1 gene encoding MIT domain-containing protein 1 isoform X4 has product MAKCGPEKDVETKAAFVVLKRALELETESRYQQALACYQEGLDMLMKIMKEGKYHKQIKIEENATGFSYESLFKEYFNETVTEVWIEDPYIRQIHQLYNFLRFCEMLVKNPCKVKTIHLLTSLDEGSGREQRSGLDEIKESLKSHGVLLEVEYSSSIHDREIRLSNGWMIKIGRGLDYFKKPQSRFSLGYCDFDLRPCHETTVDIFHNKHTKKI; this is encoded by the exons ATGGCGAAGTGCGGCCCGGAGAAGGACGTGGAGACGAAGGCTGCATTCGTTGTGCTAAAGCGGGCATTGGAACTAGAAACAGAGTCCAGGTATCAGCAGGCCCTGGCGTGTTACCAAGAGGGGCTTGACATGCTCATGAAGATTATGAAAG AAGGAAAATACCACAAGCAAATTAAAATAGAAGAGAATGCAACAGGTTTTAGTTATGAGtcactttttaaagaatactttaaTGAGACAGTTACAGAAGTTTGGATAGAAGATCCTTATATTAGACAGATTCATCAG CTATATAACTTCCTTCGATTTTGTGAGATGCTTGTTAAGAACCCGTGTAAAGTAAAAACTATTCACCTTCTTACCTCTCTGGATGAA GGGAGTGGGAGAGAACAAAGAAGTGGcttggatgaaataaaagaatcaCTCAAGAGTCACGGAGTGCTGTTGGAAGTAGAATATTCTTCTTCAATTCATGACCGAGAAATTAG GCTCAGCAATGGATGGATGATTAAAATTGGAAGGGGACTTGACTATTTTAAGAAACCACAG aGTCGTTTTTCCCTTGgatattgtgattttgatttaagACCGTGTCATGAAACAACAGTGGACATTTTTcataacaaacacacaaaaaaaatatga
- the Mrpl30 gene encoding large ribosomal subunit protein uL30m isoform X2 produces MAGILHSIVQRPPGRLQVFQPSPTDHKKYGGDPQNPHKLHIVTRIKSTKRRPYWEKDIIKMLGLQKAHTPQVHKNIPSVNAKLKVVKHLIRIKPLKLPQGLPTEENMSNTCLKSTGELVVQWYLKPVDQEAKS; encoded by the exons ATGGCTGGAATTTTACACTCAATAGTTCAGAGACCCCCAGGCAGACTACAG GTGTTTCAGCCTTCACCAACAGATCATAAAAAATATGGTGGGGATCCACAGAACCCTCATAAACTGCACATTGTTACCAgaataaaaagcacaaaaagacGTCCATATTGGGAAAAAGATATAATAAAGATGCTTGGCTTACAAAAA GCACATACCCCTCAAGTTCACAAGAATATCCCTTCAGTGAACGCAAAGCTGAAAGTGGTTAAGCATTTGATAAG AATCAAGCCCCTGAAACTGCCACAAGGACTTCCAACAGAAGAGAACATGTCTAACACATGCCTCAAGAGCACTGGGGAATTAGTAGTTCAGTGGTATCTAAAGCCTGTGGACCAGGAAGCAAAGTCCTGA
- the Mitd1 gene encoding MIT domain-containing protein 1 isoform X3, protein MAKCGPEKDVETKAAFVVLKRALELETESRYQQALACYQEGLDMLMKIMKGTKDDTKKHRLRETISDYMTRAENIKKCLDQEKEEGKYHKQIKIEENATGFSYESLFKEYFNETVTEVWIEDPYIRQIHQGSGREQRSGLDEIKESLKSHGVLLEVEYSSSIHDREIRLSNGWMIKIGRGLDYFKKPQSRFSLGYCDFDLRPCHETTVDIFHNKHTKKI, encoded by the exons ATGGCGAAGTGCGGCCCGGAGAAGGACGTGGAGACGAAGGCTGCATTCGTTGTGCTAAAGCGGGCATTGGAACTAGAAACAGAGTCCAGGTATCAGCAGGCCCTGGCGTGTTACCAAGAGGGGCTTGACATGCTCATGAAGATTATGAAAG gcaCCAAAGATGATACTAAGAAACACAGACTCAGAGAAACAATTTCTGACTATATGACTAGagcagaaaacataaagaaatgcttGGATCAAGAAAAAGAAG AAGGAAAATACCACAAGCAAATTAAAATAGAAGAGAATGCAACAGGTTTTAGTTATGAGtcactttttaaagaatactttaaTGAGACAGTTACAGAAGTTTGGATAGAAGATCCTTATATTAGACAGATTCATCAG GGGAGTGGGAGAGAACAAAGAAGTGGcttggatgaaataaaagaatcaCTCAAGAGTCACGGAGTGCTGTTGGAAGTAGAATATTCTTCTTCAATTCATGACCGAGAAATTAG GCTCAGCAATGGATGGATGATTAAAATTGGAAGGGGACTTGACTATTTTAAGAAACCACAG aGTCGTTTTTCCCTTGgatattgtgattttgatttaagACCGTGTCATGAAACAACAGTGGACATTTTTcataacaaacacacaaaaaaaatatga
- the Mrpl30 gene encoding large ribosomal subunit protein uL30m isoform X1 has translation MAGILHSIVQRPPGRLQTVRKGVESLIGTDWIRHKFTKSRIPDKVFQPSPTDHKKYGGDPQNPHKLHIVTRIKSTKRRPYWEKDIIKMLGLQKAHTPQVHKNIPSVNAKLKVVKHLIRIKPLKLPQGLPTEENMSNTCLKSTGELVVQWYLKPVDQEAKS, from the exons ATGGCTGGAATTTTACACTCAATAGTTCAGAGACCCCCAGGCAGACTACAG acGGTGAGAAAAGGTGTGGAATCTCTCATTGGTACTGATTGGATTCGTCACAAATTTACCAAATCAAGAATTCCAGATAAA GTGTTTCAGCCTTCACCAACAGATCATAAAAAATATGGTGGGGATCCACAGAACCCTCATAAACTGCACATTGTTACCAgaataaaaagcacaaaaagacGTCCATATTGGGAAAAAGATATAATAAAGATGCTTGGCTTACAAAAA GCACATACCCCTCAAGTTCACAAGAATATCCCTTCAGTGAACGCAAAGCTGAAAGTGGTTAAGCATTTGATAAG AATCAAGCCCCTGAAACTGCCACAAGGACTTCCAACAGAAGAGAACATGTCTAACACATGCCTCAAGAGCACTGGGGAATTAGTAGTTCAGTGGTATCTAAAGCCTGTGGACCAGGAAGCAAAGTCCTGA
- the Lipt1 gene encoding lipoyl amidotransferase LIPT1, mitochondrial — translation MLIPFSLKNGFQLLCNHKVPVAGFKNTAKSGLILQSISNDVYQNLAVEDWIHDHLNLEGKPILFFWRNSASVVIGRHQNPWQESNLNLMREKGIKLARRRSGGGTVYHDMGNINLTFFTTKNKYDRMENLKLIVRALNAVKPQLDVQATKRFDLLLDGQFKISGTASKIGRTTAYHHCTLLCSTDGTSLSSVLKSPYQGIKSNATASTPAVVKNLLEKDPTLTCDVLMNAIAAEYAACHQIDGHINLINPTDEIQFPGINSRAKELQTWEWIYGKTPKFSVNATFNVLHEQAHLEIKVSIDIKNGRIEICNIQAPDHWLPLEICDRLNSSFIGSKFCPIEATVLTNTLLKTYPEDHELHSKWSILCEKIRGIM, via the coding sequence ATGCTGATCCCATTTTCATTGAAGAATGGCTTCCAGTTGCTTTGTAACCACAAGGTCCCAGTGGCTGGCTTTAAGAACACAGCAAAAAGTGGACTCATTTTACAGTCGATTTCTAATGACGTATATCAAAACCTGGCTGTGGAAGACTGGATCCATGACCACTTAAATCTAGAAGGCAAGCCAATTCTCTTCTTTTGGAGAAATTCTGCCTCTGTTGTCATTGGTAGGCATCAGAATCCTTGGCAAGAAAGTAACCTAAACTTGATGAGAGAAAAAGGTATAAAACTGGCTCGGAGAAGAAGTGGAGGTGGAACAGTCTACCATGATATGGGTAATATCAACTTGACCTTCTTCACAACCAAAAATAAGTATGATAGGATGGAAAATCTGAAATTAATTGTGCGAGCTTTGAATGCTGTCAAACCCCAGCTGGATGTGCAGGCTACCAAAAGATTTGACCTTTTACTTGATGGGCAGTTTAAAATCTCAGGAACAGCTTCTAAGATTGGCCGGACTACTGCTTATCACCATTGTACCTTATTATGTAGTACTGATGGAACCTCTTTGTCGTCTGTGCTAAAGAGCCCTTACCAAGGGATCAAGAGCAATGCCACTGCTAGCACACCTGCTGTAGTAAAAAATCTTTTGGAAAAAGATCCCACGCTGACCTGTGATGTACTGATGAATGCTATTGCTGCAGAGTATGCTGCGTGCCATCAGATTGATGGTCACATTAACCTAATAAACCCAACAGATGAGATACAGTTCCCTGGAATAAATAGCAGAGCCAAAGAACTACAAACTTGGGAGTGGATATATGGAAAAACTCCAAAGTTTAGTGTAAACGCTACTTTTAATGTCTTACATGAACAGGCACACTTGGAAATTAAAGTATCCATAGACATAAAGAATGGAAGAATTGAAATATGCAATATTCAAGCACCTGATCATTGGTTACCACTGGAAATTTGTGACAGATTAAATTCAAGTTTTATTGGCAGCAAGTTTTGCCCAATTGAAGCGACTGTGCTGACAAATACATTACTTAAAACATATCCAGAAGACCATGAACTACACAGTAAATGGAGTATTCTCTGTGAAAAAATCAGGGGAATAATGTGA
- the Mitd1 gene encoding MIT domain-containing protein 1 isoform X1 → MAKCGPEKDVETKAAFVVLKRALELETESRYQQALACYQEGLDMLMKIMKGTKDDTKKHRLRETISDYMTRAENIKKCLDQEKEEGKYHKQIKIEENATGFSYESLFKEYFNETVTEVWIEDPYIRQIHQLYNFLRFCEMLVKNPCKVKTIHLLTSLDEGSGREQRSGLDEIKESLKSHGVLLEVEYSSSIHDREIRLSNGWMIKIGRGLDYFKKPQSRFSLGYCDFDLRPCHETTVDIFHNKHTKKI, encoded by the exons ATGGCGAAGTGCGGCCCGGAGAAGGACGTGGAGACGAAGGCTGCATTCGTTGTGCTAAAGCGGGCATTGGAACTAGAAACAGAGTCCAGGTATCAGCAGGCCCTGGCGTGTTACCAAGAGGGGCTTGACATGCTCATGAAGATTATGAAAG gcaCCAAAGATGATACTAAGAAACACAGACTCAGAGAAACAATTTCTGACTATATGACTAGagcagaaaacataaagaaatgcttGGATCAAGAAAAAGAAG AAGGAAAATACCACAAGCAAATTAAAATAGAAGAGAATGCAACAGGTTTTAGTTATGAGtcactttttaaagaatactttaaTGAGACAGTTACAGAAGTTTGGATAGAAGATCCTTATATTAGACAGATTCATCAG CTATATAACTTCCTTCGATTTTGTGAGATGCTTGTTAAGAACCCGTGTAAAGTAAAAACTATTCACCTTCTTACCTCTCTGGATGAA GGGAGTGGGAGAGAACAAAGAAGTGGcttggatgaaataaaagaatcaCTCAAGAGTCACGGAGTGCTGTTGGAAGTAGAATATTCTTCTTCAATTCATGACCGAGAAATTAG GCTCAGCAATGGATGGATGATTAAAATTGGAAGGGGACTTGACTATTTTAAGAAACCACAG aGTCGTTTTTCCCTTGgatattgtgattttgatttaagACCGTGTCATGAAACAACAGTGGACATTTTTcataacaaacacacaaaaaaaatatga